From Jeotgalibaca dankookensis, one genomic window encodes:
- the rpmC gene encoding 50S ribosomal protein L29 — protein MKANEIKELSTAEMIEKEASFKEELFNLRFQLATGQLENTARLKEVRKSIARIKTVLRQQELQNQ, from the coding sequence ATGAAGGCTAATGAAATCAAAGAATTATCCACTGCTGAAATGATTGAAAAAGAAGCATCTTTCAAGGAAGAGCTTTTCAATCTACGATTCCAACTTGCTACGGGGCAACTTGAAAATACTGCCCGACTAAAAGAAGTTCGCAAATCAATTGCGCGCATTAAAACAGTTTTGCGTCAGCAAGAATTGCAAAATCAGTAA
- the rplP gene encoding 50S ribosomal protein L16: protein MLVPKRVKHRREFRGKMRGEAKGGKEVAFGEYGLQAVGSSWITNRQIEAARIAMTRYMKRGGKVWIKIFPHKSYTSKAIGVRMGKGKGAPEGWVSPVKRGKIMFEVGGVSEEVAREALRLASHKLPIKTKIVKRTEIGGESNEG, encoded by the coding sequence ATGTTAGTACCTAAACGTGTAAAACACCGTCGTGAATTCCGTGGAAAAATGCGCGGAGAAGCAAAAGGTGGTAAAGAAGTTGCTTTTGGTGAGTACGGTTTACAAGCAGTAGGTTCAAGTTGGATCACAAACCGTCAGATTGAAGCAGCTCGTATTGCAATGACTCGTTACATGAAACGTGGTGGGAAAGTTTGGATTAAAATCTTCCCTCACAAATCTTATACATCTAAAGCTATTGGTGTTCGTATGGGTAAAGGTAAAGGTGCTCCAGAAGGTTGGGTTTCCCCTGTTAAACGTGGTAAAATCATGTTTGAAGTTGGCGGCGTTTCTGAAGAAGTAGCACGTGAAGCTTTACGTTTGGCATCACATAAATTGCCAATTAAAACAAAAATAGTAAAACGTACAGAAATTGGTGGTGAATCGAATGAAGGCTAA
- the rpmD gene encoding 50S ribosomal protein L30, with translation MAELKITLKRSVIGRPQNQKDTAKALGLNKIGKSVVKPVNDAITGMVKTISHLVEVEEVK, from the coding sequence ATGGCAGAATTAAAGATCACTTTAAAGCGCAGCGTGATTGGACGTCCTCAAAACCAAAAAGATACTGCAAAGGCTCTTGGCCTAAACAAAATTGGCAAGTCTGTTGTGAAACCTGTCAACGACGCAATCACTGGCATGGTTAAAACAATTAGCCATTTAGTCGAAGTTGAAGAAGTAAAATAA
- the rplR gene encoding 50S ribosomal protein L18 gives MITKPDKNKVRLSRHARVRRKISGTALCPRLNVFRSNKHIYAQLIDDVAGVTLASASSKLDVKENGTKIEDAAVVGKVIAERAKEKGLGKVVFDRGGYLYHGRVQALAEAARENGLDF, from the coding sequence GTGATTACGAAACCAGATAAAAATAAAGTACGTCTATCTAGACATGCTCGTGTAAGAAGAAAAATTTCTGGTACTGCTTTGTGCCCACGCTTGAACGTATTCCGTTCTAATAAACACATCTACGCTCAATTAATTGATGACGTAGCGGGTGTGACGCTAGCAAGTGCCTCTAGTAAATTAGATGTAAAAGAAAATGGTACAAAAATAGAAGATGCAGCAGTTGTAGGTAAAGTTATTGCTGAACGCGCGAAGGAAAAAGGACTTGGAAAAGTTGTCTTTGACCGCGGTGGCTATCTATACCACGGCCGTGTACAAGCATTGGCTGAAGCTGCACGTGAAAACGGACTAGATTTCTAA
- the rplF gene encoding 50S ribosomal protein L6, protein MSRIGNKLVEIPAGVTVTQDGNTIVVKGPKGELTQTFSDLITINIEDNIVTFTRPNEEKFTKSLHGTVRALFNNMVVGVSEGFKKELDLVGVGYRAQLQGKKLVLNVGYSHPVEFTPEEDVLVEVPSNTKIVISGVNKEKVGALAANVRGVRPPEPYKGKGIKYVDEIIRRKEGKTGK, encoded by the coding sequence GTGAGTCGTATTGGTAATAAACTAGTAGAAATCCCAGCTGGCGTAACCGTAACTCAAGATGGAAACACGATTGTTGTTAAAGGCCCTAAAGGCGAATTAACTCAAACATTCAGTGACTTGATTACAATTAATATTGAAGATAATATTGTAACTTTTACTCGTCCTAACGAAGAAAAGTTCACAAAGTCACTTCACGGAACAGTCCGTGCCCTATTTAACAATATGGTAGTAGGTGTTTCAGAAGGATTTAAGAAAGAACTAGACTTAGTTGGGGTTGGTTACCGTGCTCAATTACAAGGTAAAAAACTTGTATTGAACGTTGGTTACTCTCATCCCGTTGAATTTACTCCAGAAGAAGATGTACTTGTGGAAGTACCTTCAAACACTAAAATTGTTATTTCTGGCGTAAACAAAGAAAAAGTTGGCGCTCTAGCAGCTAACGTTCGTGGCGTACGTCCACCAGAGCCATATAAAGGCAAAGGGATTAAGTATGTTGACGAAATTATCCGCCGCAAAGAAGGTAAAACTGGTAAATAA
- a CDS encoding type Z 30S ribosomal protein S14, giving the protein MAKKSMVAKSERPAKFSTQEHSRCQRCGRPRSVYRKFKLCRICLRELAYKGQIPGMKKASW; this is encoded by the coding sequence ATGGCTAAAAAATCTATGGTCGCAAAAAGTGAACGCCCTGCTAAATTTTCTACTCAAGAACATTCACGTTGCCAACGTTGTGGACGACCACGTTCTGTTTACCGTAAGTTCAAATTGTGCCGTATTTGTTTGCGAGAACTAGCTTACAAAGGTCAAATCCCTGGTATGAAGAAAGCAAGCTGGTAA
- a CDS encoding adenylate kinase, with translation MKKNLIITGLPGAGKGTQAERIVAKYEIPHISTGDMFRAAIKNETALGMSAKSFMDKGELVPDEVTNGIVKERLQEADTMNGFLLDGFPRTMDQAIALDQIMTELNREIDAVINIDVNPEVLMARLTGRIICRNCGATYHIINHPPKVAGVCDRCGSTDLYQREDDKPETVENRIRINQEQSAPILEFYSKKGLLHTVDGEIGIDNVFVEIQEIIE, from the coding sequence ATGAAGAAGAACCTGATTATTACAGGACTTCCCGGAGCAGGGAAAGGAACACAAGCAGAGCGTATTGTTGCAAAATATGAAATCCCTCATATATCAACAGGTGATATGTTTCGTGCTGCTATAAAAAATGAAACGGCATTAGGAATGTCAGCTAAATCTTTTATGGATAAAGGTGAATTAGTTCCTGATGAAGTTACAAATGGTATTGTGAAGGAACGCTTGCAAGAAGCAGATACTATGAATGGCTTTTTACTTGATGGGTTCCCTAGAACAATGGATCAAGCGATTGCTTTAGATCAAATTATGACTGAATTAAATCGAGAGATTGACGCAGTCATTAACATTGATGTGAATCCTGAAGTATTAATGGCCCGCTTGACAGGTAGAATCATTTGCCGCAACTGTGGCGCTACTTATCACATTATAAATCACCCACCAAAAGTAGCAGGGGTATGTGATCGATGTGGCAGCACTGATTTGTACCAAAGAGAAGATGACAAACCTGAAACAGTGGAAAATCGTATTCGCATTAACCAAGAACAATCCGCACCCATTTTAGAATTTTATTCTAAAAAAGGATTACTCCATACTGTTGATGGTGAAATTGGAATTGATAACGTGTTTGTTGAGATCCAAGAAATCATTGAATAG
- the rplB gene encoding 50S ribosomal protein L2, giving the protein MAIKKYKPTTNGRRNMTGSDFAEITKTTPEKTLLEKNNKHAGRNNQGKITVRHQAGGHKRSYRIIDFKRNTDGVVGTVASVEYDPNRTANIALIHYSNGVKTYIIAPKGIQVGQKIESGENVDIKVGNALPLVNIPVGTFIHNIEMKPGKGGQLIRSAGTSAQVLGQEEKYTLVRLNSGEVRMIFSACRATIGTVGNEQHELINIGKAGRNRWLGKRPTVRGSVMNPNDHPHGGGEGKAPIGLTSPRSPWGKPTIGMKTRNKKAKSSKLIVRGRKK; this is encoded by the coding sequence GTGGCGATTAAGAAATACAAACCTACCACAAACGGCCGTCGTAATATGACAGGTTCTGATTTCGCAGAAATTACGAAAACAACACCTGAAAAAACTTTGTTAGAAAAAAATAACAAACATGCCGGTCGTAATAACCAAGGTAAAATCACTGTCCGTCACCAAGCTGGTGGACATAAACGCTCGTACCGTATTATCGATTTCAAACGTAACACTGACGGAGTAGTCGGAACTGTTGCGTCTGTTGAATACGATCCAAACCGTACAGCTAATATCGCATTAATTCATTACTCAAACGGTGTTAAAACATATATCATTGCACCTAAAGGGATTCAAGTTGGTCAAAAAATCGAATCAGGGGAAAATGTTGATATCAAAGTAGGGAATGCATTACCATTGGTAAATATTCCAGTTGGTACTTTCATTCACAACATTGAAATGAAACCTGGTAAAGGTGGACAATTGATTCGTTCAGCTGGTACTTCAGCACAAGTTTTAGGACAAGAAGAAAAATACACACTCGTTCGTTTGAATTCAGGCGAAGTACGTATGATTTTTTCAGCTTGTCGTGCTACAATTGGTACAGTTGGTAACGAACAACACGAATTAATCAACATTGGTAAAGCAGGACGTAACCGTTGGTTAGGTAAAAGACCTACTGTACGTGGATCTGTTATGAACCCGAATGATCACCCACACGGTGGTGGTGAAGGTAAAGCACCAATCGGACTTACATCTCCAAGATCTCCATGGGGCAAACCTACAATTGGTATGAAGACTCGTAATAAAAAAGCTAAGTCAAGCAAGCTAATTGTTCGTGGACGTAAAAAATAA
- the rpsQ gene encoding 30S ribosomal protein S17 has protein sequence MTEERNQRKVYQGKVVSDKMDKTIVVEVSTYKNHPTYGKRVRYSKKFKAHDENNQAKMGDVVKIMETRPLSATKHFRLLDIVEESVII, from the coding sequence ATGACTGAAGAACGTAATCAACGTAAAGTCTACCAAGGTAAAGTTGTTTCCGATAAGATGGACAAAACAATTGTTGTAGAAGTATCTACATACAAAAACCATCCTACATACGGTAAACGTGTGCGCTATTCTAAAAAGTTTAAAGCACATGATGAAAACAACCAAGCTAAAATGGGTGACGTTGTAAAAATTATGGAAACTCGTCCGTTGTCCGCAACTAAACACTTCCGTTTGCTGGATATCGTAGAAGAATCTGTAATTATCTAA
- the rplN gene encoding 50S ribosomal protein L14, with the protein MIQTESRLKVADNSGAREVLAIKVLGGSGRKYANIGDVIVASVKQATPGGVVKKGEIVKAVIVRTKSGAHRKDGSYIKFDENACVIIRDDKSPRGTRIFGPVARELRDSNYMKIVSLAPEVL; encoded by the coding sequence GTGATCCAAACAGAATCTCGTTTAAAAGTTGCCGATAACTCTGGTGCTAGAGAAGTTCTTGCAATCAAGGTATTGGGTGGCTCTGGACGTAAGTATGCTAATATTGGCGACGTTATTGTTGCATCAGTTAAACAAGCTACACCCGGTGGTGTTGTCAAAAAAGGTGAAATTGTTAAAGCTGTTATTGTTCGTACAAAATCAGGTGCTCATCGTAAAGATGGTTCATACATAAAATTCGATGAAAATGCATGTGTGATTATCCGTGACGACAAAAGCCCACGTGGAACACGTATCTTTGGACCAGTTGCTCGTGAATTACGCGATAGTAACTACATGAAGATTGTTTCCCTTGCTCCAGAAGTATTGTAA
- the rplE gene encoding 50S ribosomal protein L5, whose translation MNRLKEKYTKEITPSMMEKFGYTSIMQVPKVDKIVINMGVGEAVSNAKSLEKAVEELTLISGQKPIITYAKKSIAAYRLREGMAIGTKVTLRGERMYDFLDKLVTVSLPRVRDFRGISKRSFDGRGNYTLGVKEQLIFPEVDYDRVDKVRGMDIVIVTTANTDEESKEMLTQLGMPFQK comes from the coding sequence ATGAACCGTTTGAAAGAAAAATACACTAAAGAAATTACACCATCAATGATGGAAAAATTTGGTTATACTTCAATCATGCAAGTACCTAAAGTTGATAAAATTGTTATTAACATGGGTGTTGGTGAAGCTGTTTCAAATGCTAAATCATTGGAAAAAGCTGTTGAAGAATTAACTTTGATCTCAGGTCAAAAACCAATTATCACATACGCAAAAAAATCAATCGCTGCATATCGTCTACGTGAAGGTATGGCTATCGGAACAAAAGTAACCCTACGTGGCGAAAGAATGTACGACTTCTTAGACAAACTAGTTACAGTTTCACTACCACGTGTGCGTGACTTCCGTGGTATCAGCAAGCGTTCCTTCGATGGACGTGGAAACTATACACTAGGTGTTAAAGAACAATTGATTTTCCCTGAAGTTGACTATGATAGAGTTGACAAAGTGCGCGGTATGGATATTGTTATTGTTACAACTGCAAACACAGATGAAGAATCAAAAGAAATGCTAACGCAATTAGGAATGCCATTCCAAAAATAA
- the rpsH gene encoding 30S ribosomal protein S8, whose product MVMTDPIADFLTRIRNANMVRHASLEVPASNMKLEIAKILKNEGFIKNYDVIEDDKQNVIRVFMKYGADNERVITGLKRISKPGLRVFAKAGDVPRVLNGLGIAIVSTSEGVFTDKEARAKNIGGEVLAYVW is encoded by the coding sequence ATGGTTATGACAGATCCAATCGCAGATTTCCTTACTCGTATTCGTAATGCTAACATGGTTCGCCATGCGAGTCTTGAGGTACCTGCTTCTAACATGAAGTTGGAAATCGCAAAAATCCTTAAAAATGAAGGATTTATCAAAAACTACGATGTCATCGAAGATGACAAACAAAATGTTATTCGTGTATTCATGAAATATGGTGCAGATAACGAACGCGTTATTACTGGACTAAAACGTATTTCTAAACCAGGTTTGCGTGTATTCGCTAAAGCTGGCGATGTTCCGCGCGTATTAAACGGACTTGGAATCGCAATTGTATCAACATCTGAAGGTGTTTTTACAGACAAAGAAGCAAGAGCTAAAAACATTGGTGGAGAAGTATTGGCTTACGTTTGGTAA
- the rpsE gene encoding 30S ribosomal protein S5 produces the protein MVYIDPSNLDLEDRVVAINRVTKVVKGGRRLRFSALVVVGDKNGHVGFGTGKAAEVPEAIRKAIESAKKNLIEVPTVGTTIPHASVGRFNGGHVLLKPALSGSGVSAGGPVRAIVELAGIADITSKSLGSSTPINMVRATVDGLTQLKRVEEVAALRGKSVDEITG, from the coding sequence ATGGTATACATTGACCCATCAAATTTAGATTTAGAAGATCGCGTTGTTGCGATTAACCGCGTTACTAAAGTTGTTAAAGGTGGACGTCGTTTACGTTTTTCTGCTTTAGTAGTAGTTGGTGACAAAAATGGCCACGTTGGTTTTGGAACAGGTAAAGCTGCAGAAGTTCCTGAAGCAATTCGTAAAGCAATCGAATCTGCTAAGAAAAACTTGATTGAAGTCCCTACAGTTGGAACAACAATTCCTCATGCATCTGTTGGACGTTTTAATGGCGGACACGTTCTGTTGAAGCCAGCTCTATCCGGTTCTGGGGTTTCTGCTGGAGGTCCTGTACGTGCTATTGTTGAATTAGCAGGTATTGCTGACATCACATCCAAATCTCTAGGATCAAGCACACCAATCAACATGGTTCGCGCTACTGTTGACGGTTTAACACAATTAAAAAGAGTTGAGGAAGTTGCTGCATTACGTGGCAAATCCGTAGACGAAATTACAGGTTAA
- the rpsC gene encoding 30S ribosomal protein S3, translated as MGQKINPIGMRIGIIRDWDAKWYAEKDFANFLHEDLKIREYIAKNLSESSVSRVEIERAANRVNISIHTAKPGMVIGKGGSEVEKLRKNLNALTNKRVHINIVEIKRADLDAKLVAEGIAKQLESRVAFRRAQKQAIQRTMRSGAKGIKTMVSGRLNGADMARKEVHSEGSVPLHTLRADIDYAWEEADTTYGKIGVKVWIYRGEVLPARKETQKGGK; from the coding sequence GTGGGTCAAAAAATTAATCCAATCGGAATGCGTATAGGCATTATTCGTGACTGGGATGCAAAATGGTACGCAGAGAAAGACTTCGCTAATTTCTTACATGAAGACTTGAAAATTCGTGAATATATTGCTAAAAACCTTAGCGAATCTTCAGTTTCACGTGTTGAAATTGAACGTGCTGCTAACCGTGTTAACATTTCTATTCACACTGCTAAGCCAGGTATGGTTATTGGTAAAGGTGGATCTGAAGTTGAAAAACTACGTAAAAACCTTAACGCTCTAACTAACAAACGTGTTCATATTAATATTGTTGAAATTAAAAGAGCAGATTTGGACGCTAAACTTGTTGCAGAAGGAATTGCAAAACAACTTGAAAGTCGTGTTGCTTTCCGTCGTGCACAAAAACAAGCAATCCAACGTACAATGCGTTCAGGCGCTAAAGGTATCAAAACAATGGTATCAGGTCGTTTAAATGGAGCGGACATGGCTCGTAAAGAGGTTCACTCTGAAGGATCAGTTCCGTTGCATACATTACGTGCAGATATTGACTATGCATGGGAAGAAGCAGATACTACTTACGGAAAAATCGGCGTTAAAGTCTGGATTTATCGTGGAGAGGTATTACCAGCTCGTAAAGAAACACAGAAAGGAGGGAAATAA
- the rplW gene encoding 50S ribosomal protein L23, whose translation MELHDIILRPVITEASMLVMDDKKYTFEVNVRANKTHVKQAVEKVFGVEVEKVNIMNVRGKLKRMGRHQGYTKKRRKAIVTLTESSKGIELFDEE comes from the coding sequence ATGGAATTACACGATATCATTTTACGTCCCGTAATTACTGAAGCTTCCATGCTTGTAATGGACGATAAAAAATATACCTTCGAAGTAAACGTTCGTGCGAACAAAACTCACGTGAAACAAGCAGTTGAAAAAGTGTTTGGAGTAGAAGTTGAGAAAGTTAACATTATGAATGTACGCGGCAAATTGAAACGTATGGGCAGACATCAAGGCTATACAAAGAAACGTCGTAAAGCAATCGTGACTTTGACTGAAAGTTCAAAAGGAATCGAACTATTCGACGAAGAATAA
- the secY gene encoding preprotein translocase subunit SecY, translating to MFKLLKTAFQTKDIRNRIFFTLSMLIVFRIGTHVTVPGVDAGAIKNLATTGLFSLLNTFGGGALSQYSIFALGVSPYITASIVVQLLQMDIIPKFTEWSKQGDVGRRKLNQTTKYMAVVLAFLQSIGISIGFNQLSNLGLIRDPGLSTYLTIALIMTAGSMFVIFIGDSITQHGIGNGTSLIIFSGIVARIPSDLVTFYQDRFVDAGDQLTTNIIFAAALLVAIIMLVIFVVFIQQAERRIPIQYSKRATGSNQAAHLPLKINSAGVIPVIFASSFMMTPQTILGFFAASSSETTWYTVLNTIFNFREPIGAVIYTILIVVFTYFYALIQINPEKMAENLQRSGAYIPSVRPGRETEDYITGMLMRLSTVGAVFLGLIALLPIVASSLWNLPDTLALGGTSLLIVVGVALDTARQIEGRLVKRNYQGFIQ from the coding sequence ATGTTTAAACTTCTGAAAACAGCATTTCAGACTAAGGACATTAGGAATAGAATATTCTTCACCTTGTCTATGTTAATTGTGTTTCGAATTGGAACGCATGTAACTGTGCCAGGTGTTGATGCAGGCGCCATTAAAAATCTAGCAACAACTGGATTGTTTAGTTTACTAAATACTTTCGGTGGTGGAGCACTTAGTCAGTACTCCATTTTTGCTCTAGGTGTCTCACCATACATTACTGCTTCTATCGTTGTTCAACTTCTCCAAATGGATATCATTCCTAAATTTACAGAATGGTCGAAACAAGGGGACGTGGGTAGAAGAAAGTTGAATCAAACAACGAAATACATGGCTGTAGTACTTGCCTTTCTACAATCTATCGGTATTTCCATTGGTTTCAATCAATTATCCAATTTGGGATTGATTCGAGATCCTGGACTGTCAACCTACCTCACTATCGCTTTGATAATGACTGCTGGTTCGATGTTTGTTATCTTTATTGGTGACTCCATCACGCAGCATGGAATTGGTAATGGGACTTCTCTCATCATCTTTTCTGGTATTGTGGCACGTATCCCGAGCGACTTGGTAACCTTTTATCAAGATCGATTTGTTGATGCAGGAGACCAGCTAACAACCAACATTATTTTTGCAGCAGCTTTGCTTGTTGCAATCATTATGCTCGTAATTTTCGTAGTGTTTATTCAACAAGCTGAACGTAGAATTCCGATTCAATATTCAAAAAGAGCAACTGGATCAAACCAGGCAGCACATTTACCATTAAAAATTAACTCTGCTGGAGTTATCCCGGTAATATTTGCCAGCTCATTCATGATGACGCCGCAAACAATCTTAGGTTTTTTTGCAGCTAGTTCGAGTGAAACAACATGGTACACCGTGTTAAATACTATATTTAACTTCCGTGAGCCTATTGGAGCTGTCATTTACACAATCTTAATTGTTGTCTTCACGTATTTTTATGCTTTGATTCAGATTAATCCTGAAAAAATGGCAGAAAATCTACAAAGATCAGGTGCTTACATTCCAAGTGTACGCCCCGGAAGAGAAACAGAAGATTATATTACAGGTATGCTGATGCGTTTAAGTACGGTCGGTGCCGTGTTTCTAGGCTTGATTGCCCTGTTGCCAATTGTAGCATCATCATTATGGAACCTTCCAGACACATTAGCTCTTGGAGGAACTAGTCTATTAATTGTAGTGGGTGTCGCTTTAGATACTGCACGACAAATTGAAGGACGATTGGTGAAACGCAATTATCAAGGATTTATTCAATAG
- the rplV gene encoding 50S ribosomal protein L22 gives MAEQITAARATANTVRIAPRKVRLVVDLIRGKSIGEAISILKLTPRGASPVVEKVLMSAIANAEHNYDLDIENLVVSEAYVNEGATMKRFRPRAKGSASPIMKRTSHITVVVSEKKEG, from the coding sequence ATGGCAGAACAAATCACAGCTGCAAGAGCAACTGCTAATACTGTTCGCATCGCACCTCGTAAGGTTCGACTAGTAGTGGATCTTATCAGAGGGAAAAGTATTGGAGAAGCAATTTCTATTTTAAAATTGACACCACGTGGTGCTTCACCAGTAGTGGAAAAAGTTTTAATGTCAGCTATTGCAAACGCAGAACATAATTATGATTTAGATATTGAAAACTTGGTAGTAAGTGAAGCTTATGTTAACGAGGGTGCAACTATGAAACGTTTCCGCCCACGTGCAAAAGGTTCAGCTTCACCAATCATGAAACGTACGAGCCACATTACAGTTGTGGTATCAGAAAAGAAGGAGGGATAA
- the rplX gene encoding 50S ribosomal protein L24: MHVKVGDKVKVITGKDKGKEGVILKTLPKKDRVIVEGINIVKKHRKASQTNATGGILEEEASVHVSNVMLIDPKTGEPTKVGYKVEDGKKVRFAKKTGEVIG; this comes from the coding sequence ATGCACGTAAAAGTTGGCGATAAAGTCAAAGTTATTACTGGAAAAGATAAAGGCAAAGAAGGCGTAATCCTTAAAACGTTGCCTAAAAAAGACCGTGTCATCGTAGAAGGCATCAACATAGTTAAGAAGCACCGTAAAGCTTCTCAAACAAACGCAACTGGCGGTATTCTTGAAGAAGAAGCTTCCGTTCACGTTTCAAACGTGATGCTAATCGATCCTAAAACTGGTGAACCAACAAAAGTGGGTTACAAAGTTGAAGACGGTAAAAAAGTCCGCTTTGCTAAGAAGACCGGCGAAGTTATCGGCTAA
- the rpmJ gene encoding 50S ribosomal protein L36: MKVRASVKPICEKCKVIRRNGRVMVICENPKHKQRQG; the protein is encoded by the coding sequence ATGAAAGTTAGAGCATCAGTAAAGCCTATTTGTGAAAAATGTAAAGTCATTCGCAGAAACGGCCGTGTTATGGTGATTTGCGAAAATCCTAAACACAAACAACGCCAAGGATAA
- the infA gene encoding translation initiation factor IF-1, producing the protein MAKDDVIEIEGIVAETLPNAMFKVELENGHIVLAHVSGKIRMNYIRILPGDKVTVELSPYDLTRGRITYRFK; encoded by the coding sequence ATGGCGAAAGATGATGTCATTGAAATTGAAGGAATAGTCGCTGAAACTTTGCCAAATGCAATGTTTAAGGTTGAACTTGAAAACGGCCATATTGTGCTTGCACATGTGTCTGGAAAAATCCGGATGAACTACATCCGTATTCTGCCTGGAGATAAAGTAACGGTGGAATTATCCCCGTACGATCTTACACGCGGCCGTATCACATATCGTTTCAAATAA
- the rplO gene encoding 50S ribosomal protein L15, with protein sequence MKLHELQPAEGSRKVRNRVGRGSSSGNGKTSGRGHKGQKARSGGGVRLGFEGGQQPLFRRIPKRGFTNINNKEYAVVNLETLNRFEEGTEVTPALLVETGVVRDEKSGIKILAKGAIEKKLSVKAHQFSEAAKEAILAAGGTVEVI encoded by the coding sequence ATGAAACTTCATGAATTGCAACCCGCAGAAGGTTCTCGTAAAGTACGTAACCGCGTTGGCCGTGGCTCATCATCTGGTAATGGTAAAACATCCGGACGTGGACATAAAGGTCAAAAAGCTCGTTCAGGTGGTGGAGTAAGACTAGGTTTTGAAGGTGGACAACAACCATTGTTCCGTCGTATTCCAAAACGTGGATTTACAAATATCAATAATAAAGAGTACGCAGTAGTTAACTTAGAAACATTAAATCGTTTCGAAGAAGGTACAGAAGTTACTCCAGCATTGTTAGTTGAAACAGGCGTTGTCCGTGATGAAAAATCCGGCATCAAAATTTTAGCTAAAGGTGCAATTGAGAAAAAACTATCTGTTAAAGCACATCAATTTTCAGAAGCAGCAAAAGAAGCAATTCTGGCTGCAGGTGGAACTGTTGAGGTGATCTAA
- the rpsS gene encoding 30S ribosomal protein S19: protein MSRSLKKGPFADEHLMKKVEVARKSEKKQVVKTWSRRSTIFPQFIGLTIAVYDGRKHVPVYIQEDMVGHKLGEFAPTRTYRGHASTDKKTGRR, encoded by the coding sequence ATGAGTCGTAGCTTGAAAAAAGGACCTTTCGCTGATGAGCATCTTATGAAAAAAGTTGAAGTGGCAAGAAAGAGCGAGAAGAAACAAGTTGTTAAAACTTGGTCACGTCGTTCAACAATCTTCCCACAATTCATTGGCCTAACAATCGCAGTATATGATGGAAGAAAACACGTTCCAGTTTATATCCAAGAGGATATGGTTGGACACAAATTGGGAGAATTCGCTCCTACAAGAACATATCGTGGACATGCATCAACCGATAAGAAAACAGGACGTCGTTAA
- the rpsM gene encoding 30S ribosomal protein S13: MARIAGVDIPRDKRIVISLTYIFGIGNTTAQKVLAAADVSEETRVRDLTNDELDRIRSEVDKLKIEGDLRREVSLNIKRLMEIGSYRGVRHRRGLPVRGQNTKNNARTRKGRAKAIAGKKK; encoded by the coding sequence ATGGCTCGTATCGCTGGAGTAGATATTCCGCGTGACAAACGCATCGTTATCTCATTAACATATATTTTCGGAATCGGAAATACAACAGCTCAAAAAGTTTTGGCTGCTGCAGACGTTTCAGAAGAAACTCGTGTTCGTGACCTAACAAACGATGAATTAGATCGCATTCGTTCAGAAGTGGATAAACTAAAAATCGAAGGTGACTTACGTCGTGAAGTCAGCTTAAACATCAAACGTTTGATGGAAATCGGTTCTTATAGAGGTGTTCGTCACCGTCGTGGTTTGCCAGTTCGTGGACAAAACACAAAAAATAATGCACGTACCCGTAAAGGTCGCGCAAAAGCAATCGCTGGTAAGAAAAAATAA